A window from Thiosulfatimonas sediminis encodes these proteins:
- the cysQ gene encoding 3'(2'),5'-bisphosphate nucleotidase CysQ — MEQCTQAHWQQWLPQVCQIALQTGRGISQMYRANQAQRFVDVEQKKDGTPVTEADHYADALIYTSLQAMTPDIPLVTEESVAKFAFAERQHWSTYWLVDPLDGTKEFIEGTGEFSVNIALIHNHRPVLGVVFGPEVNHLYYAVQGGAAFKVAVDVQSLDVERLDMSQLMSQAQPIQTARLQPDEMANVAISRRHGGRTQSFMAALGEHQTVKMGSALKSCLVAEGAAHVYPRFGPTSLWDTAASQVIVEVAGGAVLNAAGHPLEYVQTPTLLNPFFLVVCQCDYPWPPIPEVM, encoded by the coding sequence ATGGAGCAGTGTACTCAAGCGCATTGGCAGCAGTGGTTACCGCAGGTCTGCCAGATAGCCTTGCAAACTGGGCGCGGTATTTCGCAGATGTATCGCGCAAATCAGGCGCAGCGTTTTGTTGACGTTGAGCAAAAAAAGGATGGCACGCCGGTGACCGAAGCGGATCATTACGCAGACGCGTTAATCTATACGTCTTTGCAAGCGATGACGCCGGATATTCCTTTAGTCACCGAGGAAAGTGTGGCCAAATTTGCGTTTGCAGAGCGCCAGCATTGGTCAACTTACTGGTTGGTCGACCCTTTAGATGGCACCAAAGAGTTTATTGAAGGCACCGGTGAGTTTAGTGTCAATATTGCGCTAATTCATAATCATCGGCCAGTATTGGGTGTGGTGTTTGGCCCTGAAGTGAATCACCTTTATTATGCTGTGCAAGGCGGTGCCGCTTTTAAAGTAGCGGTTGATGTGCAGTCGTTGGATGTCGAGCGGCTGGATATGTCTCAGTTAATGTCGCAAGCGCAGCCTATTCAAACCGCGCGCTTGCAACCGGATGAAATGGCCAATGTGGCGATTAGCCGTCGGCATGGCGGGCGAACGCAATCTTTTATGGCCGCCTTGGGTGAGCATCAAACGGTCAAAATGGGCTCGGCACTAAAAAGTTGTTTGGTGGCAGAAGGCGCGGCGCACGTCTATCCGCGCTTTGGGCCAACGTCGCTATGGGACACCGCGGCTTCGCAAGTGATCGTCGAAGTTGCCGGTGGTGCTGTGCTGAATGCCGCGGGTCATCCACTGGAATATGTGCAAACGCCAACTTTACTTAATCCATTTTTCTTAGTTGTTTGTCAATGTGACTACCCTTGGCCACCGATTCCGGAAGTCATGTAG
- a CDS encoding TorF family putative porin encodes MKKSLQLKPLLLSLAVAGSSMAAIAPAAVQAEVSYNAAVSNFYLWRGTDLSNGQGMVSGGADYAHDSGLYAGVWGASEDDGTEFDLYAGYGMTSGDFGLNVAYWAYFYPSDGTKSNFSRADGTLLSEYEVTGSYLDFSLTAMIETQDREDIYYVANYSIGPVGLSAGYYDFDADNADYSHYNISYAATDNLSFTISKAQGSGLADEDKKPLLNVAYSFTF; translated from the coding sequence ATGAAAAAATCACTACAACTTAAGCCTCTACTACTTTCACTTGCTGTTGCCGGTTCTTCAATGGCTGCAATTGCACCAGCAGCGGTTCAAGCTGAAGTTTCATATAACGCTGCAGTGAGTAACTTTTATCTATGGCGTGGTACGGATCTAAGCAATGGTCAAGGTATGGTGTCTGGTGGTGCTGATTACGCACATGATTCTGGTTTGTATGCCGGTGTTTGGGGTGCTTCGGAAGATGATGGGACCGAGTTTGACTTATATGCTGGTTACGGTATGACAAGTGGTGACTTTGGTCTTAACGTTGCTTACTGGGCTTACTTCTACCCATCAGACGGTACAAAATCTAACTTCTCTCGCGCAGATGGAACTTTACTTTCAGAGTATGAAGTTACCGGTTCTTACCTAGATTTCTCGCTGACTGCGATGATTGAAACGCAAGATCGTGAAGATATTTACTATGTAGCGAATTACAGTATTGGTCCAGTCGGTTTGTCAGCTGGTTATTATGACTTTGATGCGGACAATGCTGATTACAGCCACTACAACATCAGCTATGCTGCAACGGATAATTTATCGTTCACAATTTCAAAGGCGCAAGGCAGTGGTCTTGCTGATGAAGATAAGAAGCCTTTGTTAAATGTTGCTTACAGCTTCACATTCTAA
- a CDS encoding urease accessory protein UreD, translating to MKALQTSWKGYLSFTLENRFGKTVVKDKQHFGPLVLQRAYYQEEERPTILVIHPPGGIVAGDELTTQVLLKPNAKVFISTPAATKFYRSTGACAVQLQQLTLYENTQLEWLPQEALFFNQCKVRNHLQFNLMTEQAALIAWDVVGFGRPAMNEVFSEGELHQKIEIRLADKPIFIDQFVFRNIPELMHNAFALNGQTLMATMLFYQSDAQLLSQLKEQFLQQDWAPQCGITLVDKVLVLRTLDSDLDDLKARLIAAWQLARPLIIGAPPLMPRIWKT from the coding sequence ATGAAAGCATTGCAGACCTCATGGAAAGGCTATTTATCTTTTACCTTGGAAAACCGATTTGGCAAAACCGTGGTAAAAGATAAACAGCATTTTGGTCCTTTGGTTCTTCAGCGAGCTTATTATCAAGAAGAAGAACGTCCTACTATCTTGGTAATCCATCCGCCCGGCGGTATTGTTGCCGGTGATGAGTTGACCACTCAAGTGCTACTCAAACCGAATGCCAAGGTCTTTATTAGTACGCCGGCGGCGACTAAGTTTTATCGCAGTACGGGCGCGTGTGCTGTGCAATTGCAGCAACTTACTTTGTATGAAAATACCCAGTTAGAGTGGTTACCACAAGAGGCTTTGTTTTTTAATCAGTGCAAAGTGCGTAATCATCTGCAATTTAACTTGATGACCGAGCAAGCTGCCTTGATTGCTTGGGATGTGGTTGGCTTTGGTCGTCCTGCTATGAATGAGGTATTTAGCGAAGGGGAGTTGCACCAAAAAATTGAAATTCGATTGGCTGATAAACCAATTTTTATTGATCAGTTTGTGTTTAGGAATATACCAGAATTGATGCACAATGCCTTTGCGTTGAATGGTCAAACCTTGATGGCGACCATGTTGTTTTATCAATCGGATGCTCAGTTGTTGTCGCAGTTAAAAGAGCAATTTTTACAACAAGACTGGGCGCCGCAATGTGGTATTACTTTGGTTGATAAGGTGTTGGTATTACGCACCTTGGACAGTGATTTGGATGATTTAAAAGCCCGTCTGATCGCCGCTTGGCAATTGGCTCGGCCATTGATTATCGGTGCGCCGCCCTTGATGCCGCGGATTTGGAAAACTTAA
- the ureA gene encoding urease subunit gamma: MELLPREKDKLLLFTAGLVAERRLARGLKLNYPEAVALISCAILEGARDGRTVAEMMDYGTTILSREQVMDGVAEMIAEVQVEATFPDGTKLVTVHQPIV; the protein is encoded by the coding sequence ATGGAACTCTTGCCGAGAGAAAAAGACAAATTGTTGCTATTTACCGCCGGTTTAGTGGCGGAACGCCGCTTGGCGCGCGGGCTAAAGCTGAACTATCCTGAAGCGGTCGCCTTAATCAGTTGTGCGATTTTGGAAGGCGCGCGTGACGGCCGCACCGTGGCGGAGATGATGGATTACGGCACCACGATTTTAAGCCGTGAACAGGTAATGGACGGCGTGGCGGAGATGATTGCCGAGGTACAAGTCGAGGCGACCTTCCCCGATGGCACCAAACTGGTGACCGTGCATCAACCGATTGTTTAG
- a CDS encoding urease subunit beta — protein MIPGEIQTQPGTIALNVGSKVICLKVANSGDRPIQVGSHYHFAEVNPALQFDRVAAKGFRLNIPAGTAVRFEPGQVRRVELVALGGLRRVFGFQQAVMGDLEEQA, from the coding sequence ATGATTCCAGGTGAAATTCAAACCCAGCCCGGCACGATTGCGCTGAATGTCGGCAGCAAAGTGATCTGTCTTAAGGTCGCCAACAGCGGCGACCGCCCAATCCAAGTCGGCTCGCATTACCATTTTGCCGAGGTGAATCCGGCGTTGCAGTTTGACCGCGTTGCCGCCAAAGGCTTTCGCTTGAATATCCCGGCCGGCACGGCGGTGCGCTTCGAGCCGGGGCAGGTGCGCCGGGTTGAACTGGTCGCCCTCGGCGGTCTGCGTCGCGTGTTCGGCTTTCAACAAGCGGTGATGGGTGACTTGGAGGAGCAAGCATGA
- the ureC gene encoding urease subunit alpha — translation MSYQLERKAYAEMYGPTIGDKVRLGDTALWIAVEKDFTLYGEEVKFGGGKVIRDGMGQGQACAADIMDTVITNALILDTWGIVKADIGIKNGLIAAIGKAGNSDIQSGVTMQIGAGTEIIAGEGQIITAGGIDAHIHFICPQQIEEALMSGVTTMIGGGTGPAAGTNATTCTPGPWYLHKMLKAAEAYPMNLGFLGKGNVSVPQPIVEQIEAGAIGLKLHEDWGSTPAAIDNCLSVAEQYDVQVAIHTDTLNESGFVEETLGALKGRVIHTYHTEGAGGGHAPDIIVACKMPNVLPSSTNPTRPFTVNTIDEHLDMLMVCHHLDPNIVEDVAFAESRIRRETIAAEDILHDVGAFSMISSDSQAMGRVGEVITRTWQTAHKMKVQRGFLPEDEAGGADNFRAKRYIAKYTINPAITHGVADYVGSVEVGKFADLILWKPAFFGAKPSMILKGGMIAAAPMGDANASIPTPQPVHYRPMFASAGSAVSETSITFLSQAAYNSGLAAQLGLQKVVKPVRGTRTIGKADMVLNDLMPNITVDAETYEVKVDGEVIICEPFDELPLAQRYFLF, via the coding sequence ATGAGCTATCAATTAGAGCGCAAAGCCTACGCCGAAATGTACGGCCCGACCATCGGCGACAAGGTGCGTTTGGGCGATACCGCTTTGTGGATTGCGGTAGAGAAAGACTTCACCCTCTATGGTGAGGAGGTGAAGTTCGGCGGCGGTAAGGTGATTCGCGACGGCATGGGGCAGGGTCAAGCCTGTGCTGCCGACATTATGGATACGGTGATTACCAATGCGTTGATTCTGGATACTTGGGGGATTGTCAAAGCCGACATCGGTATTAAAAACGGTTTGATTGCTGCCATCGGCAAGGCAGGAAATTCCGATATCCAATCCGGCGTGACCATGCAAATCGGTGCCGGTACCGAAATCATCGCCGGTGAAGGGCAGATTATTACCGCCGGCGGCATTGATGCGCATATCCATTTTATCTGTCCGCAACAGATTGAAGAGGCGTTGATGTCCGGTGTCACCACCATGATCGGCGGCGGTACCGGGCCGGCGGCCGGCACCAATGCGACCACCTGCACGCCCGGACCTTGGTATCTGCACAAAATGCTCAAAGCCGCCGAAGCCTATCCGATGAATCTGGGGTTTTTAGGTAAGGGCAATGTGTCTGTGCCGCAGCCGATTGTCGAACAGATTGAGGCCGGCGCGATTGGTTTGAAACTGCATGAAGACTGGGGGAGCACGCCGGCGGCGATTGATAACTGCTTGAGTGTGGCCGAGCAATACGATGTGCAGGTAGCGATTCATACCGACACGCTAAACGAATCCGGCTTTGTCGAAGAGACGCTCGGCGCTTTAAAAGGGCGGGTGATTCATACCTACCATACCGAAGGCGCGGGCGGCGGCCATGCACCGGATATTATCGTCGCTTGCAAAATGCCGAATGTGCTGCCGTCATCGACCAATCCGACGCGTCCGTTTACCGTCAATACCATTGACGAGCATTTGGATATGTTGATGGTCTGCCACCACTTGGATCCGAACATTGTCGAAGATGTCGCTTTTGCCGAATCGCGGATTCGTCGCGAGACCATTGCGGCGGAGGATATTTTGCACGATGTCGGTGCTTTCTCGATGATTTCATCGGATTCGCAAGCGATGGGGCGGGTCGGCGAAGTGATTACCCGCACTTGGCAGACGGCGCACAAAATGAAAGTACAGCGCGGTTTTCTGCCCGAAGACGAAGCCGGCGGTGCGGATAATTTCCGTGCTAAACGCTACATCGCGAAATACACCATCAATCCGGCGATTACCCATGGCGTTGCCGACTATGTTGGGTCGGTTGAAGTCGGGAAGTTTGCCGATTTGATTTTGTGGAAACCGGCGTTTTTCGGCGCGAAACCGTCGATGATTCTTAAAGGCGGAATGATTGCCGCCGCGCCGATGGGCGATGCCAACGCCTCAATTCCGACACCGCAGCCGGTGCATTACCGTCCGATGTTCGCCAGTGCCGGTTCGGCAGTCAGCGAAACGTCGATTACTTTTTTGTCGCAAGCCGCTTACAACAGCGGTTTGGCGGCGCAACTCGGCTTGCAAAAGGTGGTCAAGCCGGTCAGAGGGACGCGCACCATTGGTAAAGCCGATATGGTGCTCAACGATTTGATGCCGAATATTACCGTGGATGCGGAAACCTATGAGGTGAAAGTCGATGGCGAGGTGATTATCTGCGAGCCCTTCGACGAGCTGCCGTTGGCGCAACGCTATTTCTTATTTTAG
- the ureE gene encoding urease accessory protein UreE, with the protein MKAFYQVNQTPENAEDLGFVTLTFAQRERSRLHVELDIGEEAGLFLPRGTVLKEGDVLSNEAGYKVTVKAAAERVSTITAADTHLLLRIAYHLGNRHVPLQVEPTWLRYGHDHVLDDMVRQLGGTVIAEQASFQPETGAYGGGHHHHDNRLAPLHNLRFADESA; encoded by the coding sequence GTGAAAGCGTTTTATCAGGTCAATCAAACACCAGAAAATGCCGAAGATTTGGGTTTTGTCACCCTGACATTTGCTCAGCGTGAGCGCAGTCGGTTGCATGTGGAATTGGATATCGGTGAGGAAGCAGGGCTGTTTTTGCCGCGCGGTACCGTGCTCAAAGAGGGTGATGTTTTAAGTAACGAAGCGGGCTATAAAGTCACCGTTAAAGCCGCTGCCGAAAGGGTTTCCACCATCACCGCAGCGGATACGCATTTGCTCTTGCGCATCGCTTATCATTTGGGTAATCGCCATGTGCCACTGCAAGTGGAGCCAACTTGGTTGCGCTATGGTCACGACCATGTTTTGGACGATATGGTGCGCCAGTTGGGCGGTACGGTCATCGCCGAACAAGCGTCGTTTCAGCCGGAAACCGGCGCTTACGGCGGCGGGCATCACCACCACGATAATCGCTTAGCGCCGCTGCACAATCTCCGATTTGCAGACGAATCTGCTTAG
- a CDS encoding urease accessory protein UreF, which translates to MSSAFAQQQKLLRLLQLNSPSLPIGTYAYSQGLEAAVAQGLVADAQQAQHWLQTLLRHTLVPNDLALLVRAYHAWQTEDFAAITDLIAHSRALRETAELLQEDTHLAQALIRLAAPLEIPLPDNFARKNSLPIVYARFAQHWQISLEDSLTAFAWGWMENQIAALLKLCSLGQTQAQQLMLRMDQPILDAVQRAIDLPDDLVGMSLPNFAILSAQHEQQYSRLFRS; encoded by the coding sequence ATGTCGTCGGCCTTTGCACAGCAACAGAAATTGTTGCGACTCTTGCAGTTGAATAGCCCGAGTCTGCCGATCGGCACCTATGCCTATTCGCAGGGCTTGGAAGCGGCGGTGGCGCAAGGTTTGGTGGCCGATGCGCAGCAAGCGCAACACTGGCTGCAAACCCTGTTGCGGCATACGCTGGTGCCCAACGATTTGGCCTTGCTGGTGCGCGCCTATCACGCTTGGCAAACCGAGGATTTTGCGGCGATTACAGACCTAATCGCCCACAGCCGTGCGCTGCGCGAAACCGCAGAACTTCTGCAAGAAGACACGCATTTAGCGCAGGCGTTAATTCGCCTTGCCGCGCCGCTCGAAATTCCTTTACCGGATAACTTTGCGCGTAAAAACTCCCTACCGATCGTTTATGCGCGTTTTGCCCAGCACTGGCAAATTTCGCTAGAAGATAGCCTTACCGCTTTTGCGTGGGGGTGGATGGAAAATCAGATTGCTGCGCTCTTGAAGCTTTGCTCGCTCGGGCAGACGCAAGCGCAGCAGTTGATGTTGCGGATGGATCAGCCGATTTTGGACGCGGTGCAACGGGCGATCGACTTGCCGGATGATCTGGTTGGCATGAGCCTGCCGAATTTTGCGATTTTAAGCGCGCAACATGAACAGCAATATTCGCGGCTGTTCCGTTCATAA
- the ureG gene encoding urease accessory protein UreG, with amino-acid sequence MKQALRLGIGGPVGSGKTALAEMICKAMRDRYSIAVVTNDIYTKEDQQILIRAGALEEARIIGVETGGCPHTAIREDASMNLTAIEELQETFRDLDMVIIESGGDNLSATFSPELSDLTLYVIDVAAGDKLPRKGGPGITHSDLLIINKTDLAPYVGADLSVMDRDTKLQRGDKPYVFTNLKTQEGMEQVVEFIVKKGML; translated from the coding sequence ATGAAACAAGCATTACGTTTAGGGATTGGCGGTCCGGTCGGTTCCGGCAAAACCGCTTTGGCGGAAATGATTTGCAAGGCGATGCGCGACCGATACAGCATCGCGGTGGTGACCAATGACATTTACACCAAAGAAGACCAACAGATTTTGATTCGCGCCGGTGCCTTGGAGGAGGCGCGCATAATCGGCGTGGAAACCGGCGGTTGCCCGCATACCGCCATCCGCGAGGACGCGTCGATGAACCTCACCGCGATTGAAGAGTTGCAGGAGACATTCCGCGATTTGGACATGGTGATTATCGAATCCGGCGGCGACAATTTGAGTGCCACTTTTAGCCCGGAATTATCGGATTTGACGCTGTATGTGATTGATGTTGCCGCCGGCGACAAGCTGCCGCGCAAAGGCGGGCCGGGGATTACCCATTCCGATCTGCTGATTATCAATAAGACCGATTTAGCGCCTTATGTCGGGGCGGATTTGAGTGTGATGGACCGCGATACCAAGCTTCAACGCGGCGATAAGCCCTATGTATTCACTAATCTGAAAACACAAGAGGGGATGGAGCAAGTCGTCGAGTTTATCGTTAAAAAAGGGATGCTGTGA
- the urtE gene encoding urea ABC transporter ATP-binding subunit UrtE, producing the protein MIEIANLNQFYGESHTLWDMNLNAEPGKITCVMGRNGVGKTTLMKSIMGLLPSSGSIKYQGKELIGIAPEKRAEIGIGYVPQGREIFSQLTVEENLKIGLLARKDKVKEVPQRIYELFPVLKEMLHRKGGDLSGGQQQQLAIGRALCTNPSMLILDEPGEGIQPNIVQMIGEVIQKLAKEENFTILLVEQKLPFSRKFADQFVIMERGRVVAENTIDQLTDEVVEQYLSV; encoded by the coding sequence ATGATTGAAATTGCCAACCTGAACCAATTTTACGGCGAAAGCCATACGCTTTGGGACATGAACCTAAACGCTGAACCCGGCAAAATCACCTGTGTCATGGGGCGCAACGGCGTGGGCAAAACCACGCTGATGAAAAGCATTATGGGCCTGCTGCCGTCTTCCGGCTCGATCAAATATCAAGGCAAAGAACTGATTGGTATTGCCCCGGAAAAGCGCGCCGAAATCGGTATCGGCTATGTGCCGCAAGGACGCGAAATCTTTTCGCAACTGACGGTCGAGGAAAACCTGAAAATCGGCCTACTGGCGCGCAAAGACAAGGTTAAAGAAGTTCCGCAACGCATCTATGAACTGTTTCCGGTACTCAAAGAGATGTTGCATCGCAAAGGCGGAGATTTATCCGGTGGACAGCAACAGCAACTGGCCATTGGCCGCGCGCTGTGTACCAACCCGTCGATGCTGATTCTTGACGAACCCGGCGAAGGCATTCAACCGAACATCGTGCAGATGATCGGCGAAGTGATTCAAAAACTCGCCAAGGAAGAAAACTTCACCATTTTATTGGTCGAGCAAAAGCTGCCCTTCTCGCGCAAATTCGCCGACCAATTTGTGATTATGGAGCGCGGTCGCGTGGTCGCCGAAAATACCATCGACCAACTCACCGACGAAGTGGTCGAACAATATCTATCGGTTTAG